GCTGTCTCACGGTGCCTGTCGTCCGCCTTCATCCATGGCTGTCCCTGGATGGCGATTCCCTGCCTTCGGTTCAGCATCGGGTTTCCCATCCGTGAATCCTGCGTCCGGGACTGCTCACGTCTCTTCGTTGCAGGACTCCGCACCGGGCCGGCGTTCTTGGTGGACTGGCGGTGACTAGCCGGAGAACCGCGAAGCCGGGCAGTGCCCGGCTAAACGTGGAACTCGAGGATGTCTCTGTCCTGCAGGACGTGGCCGCGCTCGACGCGCTGGCCGTCGTAGCCCGAGCCGTTCCAGAGCCGCGCGAACTGGAGGTTCTGGGCAAAGTCCTTGTGGAGATGGTAGGCCGCGTCGATCATGGTTGCGCCGATGGGCAGTACAACCGGGTCGCGGAACTCCACCTGCTTGCCGGGTTTCTTGGTATAGACCCGGATAATCCTGAGCATGGCAAAGAGACGCCGCCTGAGTTCCTCAAGTCCGATGTGGTGCTCGGCTGAGACCGGGAGTACCTCGACGTCGCCGATCAGTTCGCGAAGTATCGCCAGCCGGTCCATCGCCTGCGGGTCGTCGGCCTTGGCGCCGAGGCGGAGGAGCTTCTTGGGTTTGGCGATTTCCGATTGTCGATTGTCGATTGCCGGAGTCGGGTCAGCTCCGTCGTTTGTCCTTTGTACTTTGTCCTTTGTACTTGCGAAGACAATATGCGCCTTGTCGAGCAGAGCGGCGGTCTGTTCGGTGGTTTCCAGCAGCCCGTCGTCGGAGAGGTCCAGCATCCAGATGAGGATGTCGGCCGTGCGCATGATGCCGAAGAGCCACGCCGGTGAGTCGGGGAAGACCGGAGGCGTGTCTACAAGCTGTATCTGGATGTCCTCGAACTCCATCATGCCCGCAGCCGGTTGGGTGGTCGTGAAGGGGTAGGGCGCTACTTCAGCGTGCAGGCCGGTCAATTCTCTGACCAGCGCCGATTTGCCGCTGTTGGGCGCCCCGAAGATGACGACCTGGCCCGCGCCCTGTTTCTCGACGTGGAACAGGTCGGCACGCTTGGCTCCGCTCTTCGCGGACGAGACCATCTCTTTCTTGAGTTTCGAGATGCGGGTCTTGATGTCGGCCTGCATCTTCTCGGTGCCCTTGTGCTTGGGGAGGGTCGTGAACATCTCTTCGAGGCAGGCCAGCTTCTCTTCGGTCGTCGTGGCCGAGCGGTAGCGCTCTTCGGCTTTGAGATAGTCGGCGGAGAGATTTGCCGGCAAGATCAGGCTCCGGGGAGTTCGGAATCAGGAGTCCTGAATCCGGAGCGCGGAGATGACGGACCC
This genomic window from candidate division WOR-3 bacterium contains:
- a CDS encoding TGS domain-containing protein — protein: MPANLSADYLKAEERYRSATTTEEKLACLEEMFTTLPKHKGTEKMQADIKTRISKLKKEMVSSAKSGAKRADLFHVEKQGAGQVVIFGAPNSGKSALVRELTGLHAEVAPYPFTTTQPAAGMMEFEDIQIQLVDTPPVFPDSPAWLFGIMRTADILIWMLDLSDDGLLETTEQTAALLDKAHIVFASTKDKVQRTNDGADPTPAIDNRQSEIAKPKKLLRLGAKADDPQAMDRLAILRELIGDVEVLPVSAEHHIGLEELRRRLFAMLRIIRVYTKKPGKQVEFRDPVVLPIGATMIDAAYHLHKDFAQNLQFARLWNGSGYDGQRVERGHVLQDRDILEFHV